From a single Thermothielavioides terrestris NRRL 8126 chromosome 3, complete sequence genomic region:
- a CDS encoding carbohydrate esterase family 3 protein (CAZy_ID 270190), giving the protein MATSTYASSQREIRVMVVGDSISHGREGDWTWRYRIWEWFRQQRIRVRFVGPYKGTSPPDEPHPPPPPPLDSEPPDPPTPLRTDGGYATAVDPEFLDNSFHFAASGRQVMQAKHLVAEQVAAYQPDFCFVQLGFNDLGWRVAGPLHTITGMKDLIDAARSAKPDLKFAIADVPHRTTLPGREDLPRHTDLYNDMLATCIPHWSTHTSPVARVRFCENYSCGGTNSEAAYDGLHPNALGEYQLAQAFSRTLVSDFHLGRSELEIPQSIPARPLPTPANLEAVTAPSGIIVTWDAVYGAYGYDLQHRDRGSADWEFTHIECNRFDIVRLQKGQEIECRVRASGGDSLHSPWSEIVSAVADPQTAPPPVNMVTHATATGFTITWNPPPPPFAGEIDRYGLITFDDDQPGAFPSIRGVRDTSAELTGLTPGHRYYIAMETWTTAAGGGMPGGARPVVVGRGAPAAPRSVRLALIDSFSVELSWPEVPGAAGYEVWRRKERSLREYRRLFGYPIEGPLGFPISREEGDSGQTVLRSVVSWFWVRDWEFAVSAYNGDLSSDLSEWVTAPPPEPEQISLTETDSIHVVLRRG; this is encoded by the exons ATGGCGACCTCTACATATGCGAGCAGCCAAAGGGAGATCCGCGTGATGGTGGTCGGCGACTCCATCTCGCACGGGCGGGAGGGCGATTGGACCTGGCGATACCGCATCTGGGAGTGGTTCAGACAGCAGCGGATCCGCGTGCGTTTCGTGGGGCCGTACAAGGGCACCTCGCCTCCCGACGAACCCcatcctccgccgccgcccccgttGGACTCGGAGCCCCCGGATCCTCCAACGCCGCTCCGGACCGATGGAGGATACGCAACGGCTGTCGATCCGGAATTCCTCGACAACTCGTTCCACTTCGCCGCAAGCGGGCGGCAGGTCATGCAGGCTAagcacctcgtcgccgagcaggTTGCGGCCTACCAACCCGACTTCTGCTTCGTCCAGCTTGGATTCAACGATCTCGGCTGGCGCGTGGCAGGGCCGCTGCACACCATCACTGGCATGAAGGACTTAATCGACGCGGCAAGGTCCGCGAAGCCCGACTTGAAGTTTGCTATCGCAGACGTCCCGCATCGGACGACTCTTCCCGGTCGGGAAGACTTGCCCCGCCACACGGACCTCTACAACGACATGCTGGCCACGTGCATTCCGCACTGGAGCACGCATACGTCTCCGGTCGCGCGTGTCCGCTTCTGCGAGAACTACTCGT gcggcggcaccaACTCCGAAGCTGCCTACGACGGACTGCATCCCAACGCACTTGGCGAGTACCAACTCGCTCAAGCCTTCTCTCGCACGCTCGTCTCGGACTTTCACCTGGGCCGGAGCGAGCTTGAGATCCCGCAAAGCATCCCTGCCCGCCCGCTGCCCACGCCGGCGAATCTCGAAGCAGTCACTGCTCCGAGTGGGATCATCGTCACGTGGGACGCTGTCTACGGCGCATACGGCTACGACCTGCAACATCGCGATCGCGGCTCCGCCGACTGGGAGTTCACCCACATCGAGTGCAACCGCTTCGACATCGTGCGGCTGCAGAAGGGGCAAGAAATCGAGTGCCGGGTCCGCGCGAGCGGCGGGGACAGCCTCCATTCGCCCTGGAGCGAGATCGTCTCGGCGGTTGCAGACCCgcagacggcgccgccgcccgtcaaCATGGTCACTCACGCCACCGCTACCGGCTTCACCATCACCTGGaaccccccgccgcccccgttCGCCGGCGAGATCGATCGGTACGGCCTCATCACCTTCGACGATGACCAGCCCGGCGCTTTCCCGTCCATCCGCGGCGTGCGGGACACCAGCGCAGAGCTGACCGGCCTCACGCCCGGCCACCGCTACTACATCGCCATGGAGACGTGGACCACggctgcaggcggcggcatgccGGGCGGTGCGCGCCCCGTGGTTGTTGGCCGGGgagcgccggctgcgccgcgATCTGTGCGCCTCGCGCTGATCGACTCCTTCTCGGTCGAGCTCAGCTGGCCCGAGGTCCCTGGTGCGGCGGGGTATGAGGTTTGGCGCCGGAAGGAGAGGTCCCTGCGTGAATACCGAAGGCTGTTCGGATATCCCATTGAGGGTCCACTGGGTTTTCCGATCTCACGCGAGGAGGGAGACTCCGGCCAGACGGTGTTGAGGTCCGTTGTTTCGTGGTTCTGGGTCCGGGACTGGGAATTCGCCGTTAGCGCCTACAACGGTGACCTGTCGTCGGACCTGTCTGAGTGGGTcaccgcgccgcccccggaGCCCGAGCAAATATCCCTGACGGAGACGGACTCCATCCACGTTGTCCTTCGACGTGGATAA